A section of the Indicator indicator isolate 239-I01 chromosome 26, UM_Iind_1.1, whole genome shotgun sequence genome encodes:
- the RFC5 gene encoding replication factor C subunit 5, with translation MARAVGGNLPWYGRGRGREACPRTAENGAGTGIGVGSGNPPWHRNRGGTGGWKVEKYRPQALSELVSHRDILSTVQRFISEDRLPHLLLYGPPGTGKTSTILACARQLYREREFGSMVLELNASDDRGIDVVRGPILSFASTRTIFKKGFKLVILDEADAMTQDAQNALRRVIEKFTENTRFCLICNYLSKIIPALQSRCTRFRFGPLTPELMVPRLQHVIQEEGVDVTEDGMKAVVTLSSGDMRRALNILQSTTMAFGKVTEENVYTCTGHPLKSDIANILDWMLNQDFSTAYRKITELKTLKGLALQDILTEIHLFVHRVDFPPSIRIQLLIKMADIEYRLAAGTSEKIQLSSLIAAFQVTRDLIVAEA, from the exons ATGGCGCGAGCGGTCGGCGGGAACCTGCCGTGGTacggccggggccggggccgggaaGCCTGCCCTAGGACGGCCGAGAATGGGGCCGGGACTGGGATCGGGGTCGGGAGTGGGAACCCGCCCTGGCACCGGAACCGGGGCGGGACGGGGGGGTGGAA GGTGGAGAAGTACCGGCCGCAGGCGCTGTCTGAGCTGGTGTCCCACCGGGATATCCTCAGCACCG TGCAGCGGTTCATCAGCGAGGACCGACTGCCCCACCTCCTGCTCTATGGCCCCCCCGGCACTGGTAAGACTTCCACCATCCtggcctgtgccaggcagctctACCGGGAGCGGGAGTTCGGCTCCATGGTGCTGGAG CTCAACGCCTCCGATGACCGGGGCATTGACGTCGTCCGGGGGCCCATCTTGAGCTTCGCCAGCACCAGGACCATCTTTAA GAAAGGCTTCAAGCTGGTCATCCTGGACGAAGCTGACGCCATGACCCAGGACGCTCAGAACGCCCTGAGGCgag TCATCGAGAAGTTCACAGAAAACACAAGGTTCTGTCTCATCTGCAACTACCTCTCCAAGAtcatccctgccctgcagtcCCGCTGCACTCGCTTCCGCTTCGGGCCCCTCACCCCGGAGCTGATGGTGCCCCGGCTGCAGCACGTCATACAGGAGGAGGG GGTGGATGTGACAGAGGATGGGATGAAGGCCGTGGTGACCCTCTCGAGTGGTGACATGCGCAGAGCCCTCAATATCTTGCAA agcaccaccatggccttcGGGAAGGTGACAGAGGAGAATGTCTACACCTGCACAGGACACCCCCTTAAGTCTGACATCGCCAACATCCTCGACTGGATGCTGAACCAGGACTTCTCCACTGCCTACCGCA AAATCACAGAGCTGAAGACACTGAAGGGCCTGGCCCTGCAGGACATCCTCACTGAGATCCACCTCTTCGTGCACAGAG TGGACTTCCCACCCTCCATCCGCATCCAGCTGCTGATCAAGATGGCAGACATTGA GTACcggctggctgctggcaccagtGAGAAGATTCAGCTGAGCTCCCTCATCGCAGCTTTCCAAGTCACCAGGGACCTGATCGTGGCTGAAGCCTGA
- the WSB2 gene encoding WD repeat and SOCS box-containing protein 2, with protein sequence MKPSGEEPVLLAELKPGRPQRYDWKSSCETWSVAFSHDGSWFAWSQGHCVVKLIPWPLEEAELSCKSSEHKSRGGKAEARSRGVAKEKTLECGQIVWGLAFSAWPAAEAGGTEPTVDLPCLILATGLNDGQIKVWEVQTGHLLFSLLGHQDVVRDLSFAPNGSLILVSASRDKTLRVWDLSRDGRQVQVLSGHVQWVYCCSISPDCSMLCSVAGEKSALLWSMKSYTLIRRLEGHQSSVVSCDFSPDSALLVTASYDACVIMWDPYTGEQLRTLRHVPLHSAVDYSGEVHTSSLRSVCFSPEGLYLATVADDRLLRIWALELRSLVAFAPMTNGLCCTYFPHGGFIATGTRDGHVQFWTAPRVLSSLKHLCRKALRTFLTTYQVLALPIPKKLKEFLTYRTF encoded by the exons ATGAAGCCGAGCGGAG AGGAGCCGGTGCTGCTGGCGGAGCTGAAGCCGGGCCGGCCCCAGCGCTACGACTGGAAGTCCAGCTGCGAGACATGGAGCGTGGCCTTCTCTCACGATGGCTCCTGGTTCGCCTGGTCCCAGGGACACTGCGTGGTCAAGCTGATCCCCTGGCCCCTGGAGGAGGCCGAGCT cagctgcaaaaGCTCAGAGCACAAGAGCCGCGGGGGCAAGGCGGAGGCGAGGAGCCGAGGGGTGGCCAAGGAGAAGACGCTGGAGTGCGGCCAGATCGTGTGGGGCTTGGCCTTCAgtgcctggccagcagcagaggcaggagggacAGAGCCCACCGTGGATCTCCCCTGTCTGATCCTGGCCACTGGGCTCAATGATGGGCAGATCAAGGTCTGGGAGGTGCAGACAG GACACCTCCTCTTCAGCCTCTTGGGGCACCAGGATGTTGTTAGAGACCTGAGTTTCGCTCCcaatggaagcctcatccttgtgTCAGCCTCGCGGGACAAGACCTTGCGTGTCTGGGACCTGAGCAGAGATG GGCGTCAGGTCCAGGTGCTGTCTGGCCATGTGCAGTGGGTCTACTGCTGCTCCATCTCCCCAGACTGCagcatgctctgctctgtggctggagagaagtcg gcactgctgtggaGCATGAAGTCCTACACCCTCATCCGGAGGCTGGAGGGCCACCAGAGCAGCGTGGTGTCCTGTGACTTCTCACCAGACTCAGCCCTCCTTGTCACCGCTTCCTACGACGCCTGCGTCATCATGTGGGATCCCtacactggggagcagctgaggacacTGCG ccatgtccctctgcactcagcagtggACTACAGTGGTGAAGTCCACACCAGCTCCCTGCGCTCTGTCTGCTTCTCTCCTGAGGGCCTCTACCTGGCCACAGTGGCGGATGACAG gctgctgaggaTCTGGGCCTTGGAGCTGCGCTCTCTGGTCGCCTTCGCACCCATGACCAATGGGTTGTGCTGCACCTACTTCCCACATGGCGGATTCATCGCCACGGG GACCAGAGATGGCCACGTGCAGTTCTGGACTGCTCCGAGGGTCCTGTCGTCGCTGAAGCACTTGTGCCGCAAGGCTCTGCGCACCTTCCTCACCACCTACCAGGTCCTGGCACTCCCCATTCCCAAGAAGCTGAAGGAATTCCTCACTTACCGGACATTCTGA